From Acidobacteriota bacterium, one genomic window encodes:
- a CDS encoding Fic family protein: MRSKQKSDEIQALALQLLDNDSQVSIRAIAAARGKSKDDVTERRAIRRALVALERKNLIAPKGEGRSRVYVPKVTQETPEAPTEANPYAGAEDILSSDSKRLLKYISKPLTARTPVGYDQEFLRAYEPNKTFYLTADQRNNLQKVGQVEAVVRPAGTYAKNILNRLLIDLSWNSSRLEGNTYSLLETKRLIELGETADGRDLTEAQMILNHKAAIEYIVESAEEDRITFQEICSVHALLSENLLGDASASGRLRTIIVGIAGTTYLPLENAHLIRECLDLFIEKVNEINDPFEQSLFSIVHLSYLQAFEDVNKRTGRLVANIPLIRKNLKPLSFTEVQQSAYVAALLGVYERNDVSLIRDLYVWAYTRSSQKYTAIQQSMGEPNVLKLKYRSAINDIVRSIILEQIPGPQLVRRINESINNKIPEADRAALFNLIETEFLNLHEGNIARFKVLPSEFQAWKELQ, from the coding sequence ATGCGTTCAAAGCAAAAATCAGATGAGATCCAGGCTCTTGCCCTCCAGCTCTTGGACAATGATTCACAAGTCAGTATTCGAGCGATAGCGGCTGCTCGCGGCAAGTCGAAAGATGACGTAACGGAACGCAGAGCTATTCGAAGGGCATTGGTTGCTTTGGAACGAAAGAACCTGATCGCGCCGAAAGGCGAAGGCAGGTCACGGGTGTATGTTCCAAAAGTAACACAAGAGACACCTGAAGCACCGACCGAGGCAAATCCTTATGCTGGGGCAGAGGACATCCTGTCTTCCGATTCGAAGCGGCTCCTAAAATACATTTCCAAACCGCTCACAGCACGAACTCCGGTCGGGTACGATCAGGAGTTTCTGCGAGCGTACGAGCCAAACAAGACCTTTTATCTCACAGCCGACCAGAGAAATAATCTGCAAAAGGTCGGACAGGTCGAGGCGGTCGTGCGTCCGGCAGGGACGTATGCCAAAAACATCTTGAACCGGCTTTTGATCGATCTGTCATGGAATTCAAGCCGGCTCGAGGGTAATACCTATTCGCTGCTCGAAACCAAACGGCTGATCGAGCTTGGAGAAACCGCCGATGGACGAGACCTCACCGAAGCTCAGATGATATTGAATCACAAGGCGGCGATCGAATATATCGTTGAATCGGCAGAAGAAGATCGGATAACTTTTCAAGAGATCTGTAGCGTCCATGCTTTATTGTCCGAAAATCTCTTGGGTGACGCATCCGCGTCGGGCCGTCTTAGAACAATCATTGTTGGCATTGCCGGAACGACATACCTTCCTCTCGAAAACGCTCACTTGATCCGTGAATGCCTTGATCTGTTCATTGAAAAAGTCAATGAAATAAACGATCCGTTCGAGCAATCCCTTTTTTCCATCGTGCATTTGTCTTATTTGCAGGCATTTGAAGATGTAAACAAAAGAACGGGGAGGCTCGTCGCGAATATTCCTTTGATAAGAAAGAATCTGAAACCGCTCTCGTTTACGGAGGTCCAACAATCGGCGTATGTCGCCGCATTGCTCGGAGTTTACGAACGGAACGATGTAAGTTTGATCCGCGATCTTTACGTTTGGGCTTACACGCGTTCGTCGCAAAAATATACCGCGATCCAGCAATCTATGGGTGAGCCGAATGTGTTAAAACTGAAATACAGATCCGCAATCAATGATATTGTGAGGTCTATCATTCTCGAACAAATTCCGGGACCACAACTCGTGCGGCGAATAAACGAATCGATTAACAACAAAATTCCTGAGGCTGACCGGGCCGCTCTTTTTAACCTCATAGAAACTGAGTTCCTCAACTTGCATGAAGGAAACATCGCACGATTCAAAGTATTGCCAAGCGAATTCCAAGCCTGGAAAGAACTTCAATAA
- a CDS encoding SRPBCC domain-containing protein, with translation MEFIVNKETKTVVITKEFEAERDLVWDAYTKPELLDQWWAPKPFASRTKVMEFREGGRRFYAMVSPEGHERWSIQKYTSITPKSNFKFFNAFSDENENPELPGSDWDLNFSDQGGSTKVSISIYNESLERLERMIEFGFVEGAKMQLKNLEELLAELSQAQ, from the coding sequence ATGGAATTTATTGTAAACAAAGAGACAAAGACCGTCGTGATCACGAAAGAATTTGAAGCCGAACGTGACCTCGTCTGGGACGCTTATACTAAACCTGAACTGCTCGACCAGTGGTGGGCGCCGAAGCCGTTTGCATCGAGAACGAAGGTTATGGAGTTCAGAGAGGGCGGTCGGCGATTCTACGCGATGGTCAGCCCCGAGGGGCATGAGCGTTGGTCAATTCAGAAATATACTTCCATAACGCCAAAATCCAATTTCAAGTTCTTTAACGCATTCTCGGACGAAAACGAAAACCCCGAATTGCCGGGTTCCGATTGGGACTTGAATTTCAGCGATCAAGGCGGATCGACAAAGGTCAGCATTTCGATCTACAACGAGTCACTGGAACGCCTGGAGAGAATGATCGAATTCGGCTTTGTTGAAGGAGCAAAGATGCAGTTGAAAAATCTGGAAGAACTGCTGGCGGAGTTGTCGCAGGCGCAGTGA
- a CDS encoding DUF4329 domain-containing protein yields the protein MDGTTANDLLENELIQVELKKAWFDSEPDITGGHEECGFIVADDDGNLMVVRWEKGLQNEIVLPTHKNCFVDGRDIVASFHTHPNTGKDFQEEPSLTDIRAVTDDFDLTGEFYLGELVITR from the coding sequence ATGGACGGAACAACTGCAAACGATCTTCTTGAAAACGAATTAATCCAAGTCGAATTAAAAAAGGCGTGGTTTGATTCCGAACCTGACATAACCGGAGGCCATGAAGAATGCGGCTTTATTGTTGCCGATGATGATGGAAATTTAATGGTTGTTCGTTGGGAAAAGGGCTTGCAGAATGAGATTGTCCTACCGACTCATAAGAATTGCTTTGTTGATGGACGCGACATTGTCGCCTCGTTCCACACGCATCCGAATACTGGAAAGGATTTCCAGGAAGAACCGAGTTTGACCGATATTCGTGCGGTTACTGATGACTTTGATTTGACGGGCGAATTTTATCTTGGCGAATTGGTCATTACAAGGTGA
- a CDS encoding DUF1801 domain-containing protein has product MNVQEQIKRYIASQPEPKRSEMQELHARFLQIMPSSKLWFLDGTNDEGKIVSNPNIGYGSRIIRYADDSTKEFYQIGLSANKTGISVYILGIEDKKYLAETYGKDLGKASVTGYCIRFKTLIDINIDVLEAAIRFGFENPKT; this is encoded by the coding sequence ATGAACGTACAAGAACAAATCAAACGGTACATTGCCAGCCAACCTGAACCAAAACGCAGCGAGATGCAAGAGTTGCACGCCCGCTTTCTGCAAATAATGCCGTCATCCAAACTATGGTTCCTCGACGGTACAAACGACGAAGGCAAGATCGTTTCTAATCCCAATATCGGATACGGCTCTCGCATCATTAGATATGCCGACGATTCAACCAAAGAGTTCTATCAAATCGGCTTGAGCGCAAACAAAACCGGAATCTCTGTCTATATCCTTGGTATCGAAGACAAGAAATACCTGGCCGAAACGTACGGAAAAGATCTCGGCAAGGCGAGCGTGACCGGATATTGCATAAGGTTCAAAACTCTAATCGATATAAACATTGATGTTCTCGAAGCGGCAATTCGATTTGGGTTTGAGAATCCTAAGACGTGA
- a CDS encoding winged helix-turn-helix transcriptional regulator: MKRDVFQAIADPTRRAIIALIALQAMTPNAIAENFHTTRQAVSKHLRILTECELVRQQQKGREIFYSLEIEKMKEIDEWLEQYRKIWETRFEQLDEVLEVMKKQRNEA; this comes from the coding sequence ATGAAACGAGACGTTTTTCAAGCCATAGCCGACCCGACAAGACGCGCGATCATTGCGTTGATCGCGCTCCAGGCAATGACGCCGAACGCGATCGCCGAAAATTTTCACACGACCCGGCAAGCAGTTTCCAAGCATCTGCGGATTCTGACGGAATGTGAATTGGTACGGCAGCAACAAAAGGGGCGGGAGATCTTTTATTCGCTCGAGATCGAGAAGATGAAAGAGATCGACGAATGGCTGGAGCAATACAGAAAGATCTGGGAAACCCGTTTTGAACAGCTCGACGAGGTTCTCGAGGTAATGAAAAAGCAGAGAAATGAGGCATAA
- a CDS encoding energy transducer TonB: MKYANQGPIRASYSAMKSYFYLFLVLLFGLSTVARADTWRLPTVEKYCSANKKYCLKVEPKKLESQLSYFQDKVDERVNAGAVKGIPDNICKGTFFAKGKRLWNVRLDNEVAPVSALVSDNGEYVITFDNWHGVGYGDNVVAIYNGKSGTLIKKLGLTDFLTESDIYNLPASTSSIHWHGIHQIDYTKSELILKVVKPAKDEQFFDIRVNLQNGAVLDEVKDRIPSLHFLLSSKQAEEKDPVFPVKENTTICTSMDGASQIATAELNKRVVSSEMPNYPPAARAVRATGESVFELVISPEGELECVTPISGHPLLRAVLTNAIKKWKFEKSQARYAGKIVIEGKSVLMLNGKVVEE, from the coding sequence GTGAAATATGCAAACCAAGGACCAATCAGGGCATCCTATTCTGCAATGAAAAGTTATTTCTATTTGTTCCTCGTTCTTCTTTTTGGACTATCGACCGTCGCACGTGCGGATACATGGAGATTACCTACGGTCGAGAAGTATTGTTCTGCAAACAAAAAGTATTGCTTGAAGGTTGAACCTAAGAAACTCGAAAGTCAGTTATCGTATTTTCAAGATAAGGTTGACGAGAGAGTTAATGCTGGAGCGGTAAAGGGTATTCCGGATAACATCTGCAAAGGAACCTTCTTTGCGAAAGGAAAGAGGCTTTGGAACGTACGACTTGATAACGAAGTCGCACCGGTGAGCGCCCTTGTTTCCGACAACGGCGAGTACGTCATCACGTTCGATAACTGGCATGGTGTAGGTTACGGCGATAATGTTGTTGCGATTTACAACGGTAAATCCGGCACCCTCATCAAGAAACTTGGATTGACAGACTTTCTGACGGAAAGTGACATATACAATTTGCCCGCAAGCACGAGTTCGATCCATTGGCATGGCATCCACCAAATTGATTACACGAAGAGCGAACTCATTCTTAAGGTTGTCAAACCTGCTAAGGATGAGCAATTCTTCGATATTCGTGTAAATCTCCAAAACGGTGCGGTCTTGGATGAGGTGAAAGACAGAATTCCATCTCTCCATTTTCTCCTTTCATCAAAACAGGCTGAAGAGAAAGACCCAGTTTTTCCGGTCAAAGAAAACACAACGATTTGCACGTCAATGGACGGAGCTTCGCAGATCGCCACAGCGGAGCTAAACAAAAGGGTTGTTTCAAGCGAAATGCCCAATTATCCACCGGCTGCCAGAGCAGTAAGAGCGACAGGAGAATCCGTTTTTGAACTCGTCATTTCTCCCGAGGGCGAACTCGAGTGTGTAACTCCAATTTCCGGTCATCCCTTATTGAGAGCGGTTCTTACGAACGCAATAAAAAAGTGGAAGTTTGAGAAAAGTCAGGCTAGGTATGCTGGAAAGATCGTTATAGAAGGTAAGTCCGTCCTGATGCTCAACGGCAAAGTTGTTGAGGAATAA